A window of Pullulanibacillus sp. KACC 23026 genomic DNA:
GTAGACATTGTTATGAAAGTGCAAAATCAATCCCAATTGCAAAAGTACATCAATGAAACCGTCACACCTGGAAACAAAAACTATCATAAGTACTTAAGTGTGGATCAATTTAAAGATTATTTTGCCCCAAGCACTTCACAAGTTAAAAAGGTAACAGATTATCTTAAATCCTTTGGTATTAAATCATCTGTCTATAAAGATAATTTGATCATTACCGCGACAGGGACGGTTGCTCAGCTTAATAAAGCTTTTAGTGTAGACATTCAAAAAGCAGGATATAAAGGAAAATCATTCCACGCCACTCGAAAGGCCCCAAGAGCCCCTAAAAAAGTAGCGGATAATATTTTATGTATTCTAGGCTTAAGCAACTATTCCAATTTAACTTCTAATGCTGTCAAACAAAAAGTGGATTCCCCGGCCAAAAGCAAGGATTCAAGCTATGTACCGGGTGAATTAACACCTCAAGATTTGATTAAGCAATATAATGTTCAAGGACTTTATGACGAAGGGGCAACGGGTAAGGGGCAAACGATTGGCATTGTGACTTTGGCTGATTTTAATACCCAAGATGCTAACACTTTCTGGGATAAAATGGGGATAAAAACAAAACCAAATCGAATCTCAAAGATTAATGTTGATGGTGGATCCGGTTGGGACGGGTACGATGAAACGGCTATCGATGTTGAACAATCCGGAGCCTTAGCTCCAGATGCCAACATAAACGTCTACGTGGCCCCCAACACGGATACTGGTTTCGTTGATGGATTTGCAAAAGCGATTAATGATAACGTGGCACAACAGATTTCTGTAAGTTGGGGAATGAGTGAAACGCTTATCACTCAAGCTGTCGAGGCTAATCAAGAAACACCTGAGTATGCAGACGTGTATAATCAACTCTTTATGCAGGCTGCCGCACAAGGGATTTCTATGTTTGCAGCAGCAGGGGATGCCGGAGCGTATGATACGGCTAGACAGGTAGACTATTATGATTTATCTGTAGATAACCCTGCTGACAGCCCCTATATTACAGCAGCAGGTGGGACAACCTTACCGCAAGACTGGATAGCTTCAACTGGTGATGAGGTGAAAGTGGATAAGGAACGAGCCTGGGGTTGGGATTATCTCTTTCCTCTATTGAACGACTTAGGCTTAGGTATGGATTCTGGCTATTATATTTCAGGTGGCGGTGGTGGCTTTAGTAAATATTTCGCGACCCCTGATTACCAAAAAGGTGTAAAAGGGGTTAATAAATATACTGGAGTGACAGATTTCACTATTAGTAGTGATTTAACCACAGCAACTGTCAATTCAAACCCAACACTAGTTA
This region includes:
- a CDS encoding protease pro-enzyme activation domain-containing protein, with amino-acid sequence MSLMRRWKRKMLTVAAASALAIGVMPLSTTHAATGSAASSDESIQQGVGQDILSNANYFGDMDPSAVVQVDIVMKVQNQSQLQKYINETVTPGNKNYHKYLSVDQFKDYFAPSTSQVKKVTDYLKSFGIKSSVYKDNLIITATGTVAQLNKAFSVDIQKAGYKGKSFHATRKAPRAPKKVADNILCILGLSNYSNLTSNAVKQKVDSPAKSKDSSYVPGELTPQDLIKQYNVQGLYDEGATGKGQTIGIVTLADFNTQDANTFWDKMGIKTKPNRISKINVDGGSGWDGYDETAIDVEQSGALAPDANINVYVAPNTDTGFVDGFAKAINDNVAQQISVSWGMSETLITQAVEANQETPEYADVYNQLFMQAAAQGISMFAAAGDAGAYDTARQVDYYDLSVDNPADSPYITAAGGTTLPQDWIASTGDEVKVDKERAWGWDYLFPLLNDLGLGMDSGYYISGGGGGFSKYFATPDYQKGVKGVNKYTGVTDFTISSDLTTATVNSNPTLVKGTGKGRNVPDLSMNADPESGYLLYLGDAGTGDNGGFQEGWGGTSFVAPQLNGLSALINSVNGGRVGFWNPQIYRFAKENNSPLTPLNDQGTSNDNLFFTGTPGTLYNQATGLGTPDVTALAKHFFADGKGNNGHGHGHGRGHR